One Acidobacteriota bacterium DNA window includes the following coding sequences:
- a CDS encoding rhodanese, with protein sequence MGLILTILGAAVLLFVLVIWIRRRRDRDEFDQHRITAEELHQRMNSNREILVFDVRQPLDLLANAQIIPGARRIPPKEVLEKPLLIPKDKDSVVYCTCPSDKTSKEVLHRALSLNFSRIKFLSGGLAAWKAKGYPVEQYTESFHLDTAT encoded by the coding sequence ATGGGACTCATTCTGACAATTCTTGGCGCTGCGGTACTTCTTTTTGTGCTCGTTATATGGATCAGACGCAGGAGGGACCGCGACGAGTTCGATCAGCACAGAATCACAGCCGAGGAGCTTCACCAACGGATGAATTCAAATCGGGAGATCCTCGTTTTTGATGTTCGCCAACCGCTTGATTTGCTGGCCAATGCCCAGATCATTCCGGGCGCGAGGCGGATTCCGCCAAAAGAAGTGCTTGAAAAGCCGTTGCTGATTCCTAAGGACAAAGACTCAGTCGTCTACTGCACATGCCCCAGCGACAAAACCAGCAAGGAAGTTCTGCACCGTGCACTGTCCTTGAATTTTTCCCGGATCAAATTTCTAAGTGGCGGCCTGGCCGCGTGGAAAGCGAAAGGCTATCCCGTTGAGCAATATACCGAGTCCTTCCACCTCGATACGGCGACCTAA
- a CDS encoding vitamin K epoxide reductase: MTSAIKATLTAVIVVLCLAGVIVSGLALGEHYNTRPSPCSINDKWDCGIVNHSPYATLGGVPVALVGSVGYALLAAFAGRLPRTTALMALIGLLFSLRLTWIEWKKLGVWCIYCVTSQGIIATLFVVAILSAVLARRRARSD, translated from the coding sequence ATGACTTCTGCAATCAAGGCAACGCTCACGGCAGTAATCGTTGTTCTCTGCCTCGCTGGCGTCATTGTGTCGGGACTTGCCCTTGGCGAGCACTACAACACTAGACCTTCACCCTGCAGCATCAATGACAAGTGGGACTGCGGTATCGTAAATCACAGCCCCTACGCTACTCTGGGCGGCGTTCCGGTGGCGCTCGTCGGCAGCGTGGGATACGCGCTCCTCGCCGCTTTCGCCGGGCGCTTGCCTCGGACAACGGCCCTCATGGCACTCATTGGCCTGTTGTTTTCCTTGCGCCTGACCTGGATCGAGTGGAAAAAGCTCGGGGTTTGGTGCATCTACTGCGTGACTTCGCAAGGGATCATCGCTACCCTGTTCGTCGTCGCCATTTTGTCGGCAGTCTTAGCAAGGCGGAGGGCGCGATCCGATTAA
- a CDS encoding methyltransferase, with protein MNQEQWTAVDDYISQTVVLSDAALDAAIEASVKAELPAIAVTPNQGKLLQIFARLVQARRILEIGTLGGYSTIWLARALPEDGRLVSLELNPKHAEVARSSIERAGLIKKVEIRLGRAIDTLPKLVAEARGPFDLTFIDADKASIPEYFHWSLKLSRPSSLIIVDNVVRKGAVIEADSRDEDVQGVRRLNEMLASEKRVTATTIQTVGSKGYDGFTLALVNSI; from the coding sequence ATGAATCAGGAGCAATGGACTGCAGTCGACGATTACATAAGTCAAACCGTCGTACTTTCGGACGCGGCTCTCGATGCAGCAATCGAAGCGAGCGTCAAGGCGGAACTCCCCGCGATCGCGGTAACCCCGAATCAGGGCAAGCTGCTGCAGATATTCGCACGCTTGGTGCAGGCCCGCCGAATCCTGGAGATTGGAACGCTTGGCGGCTACAGCACTATCTGGCTGGCGCGAGCGCTCCCAGAAGACGGCCGCCTCGTCAGCCTGGAGCTGAATCCGAAGCATGCTGAAGTTGCGCGCAGCAGCATCGAACGTGCGGGACTCATAAAGAAAGTGGAAATCCGACTTGGGCGCGCCATCGACACGCTGCCTAAGCTGGTTGCCGAGGCGAGGGGCCCGTTCGATCTGACCTTCATCGATGCCGACAAAGCCAGCATCCCAGAGTACTTCCATTGGTCGCTCAAGCTCTCGCGCCCCAGCAGCCTGATTATCGTGGACAACGTGGTTCGCAAGGGTGCGGTGATCGAGGCAGACAGTCGCGACGAAGACGTCCAAGGCGTTCGCCGCCTGAACGAAATGCTGGCTAGCGAGAAACGTGTGACCGCCACAACTATTCAGACAGTCGGAAGCAAAGGGTACGACGGGTTCACCCTGGCGCTGGTTAATTCGATCTAG